Proteins encoded in a region of the candidate division WOR-3 bacterium genome:
- a CDS encoding UPF0175 family protein, with protein MKISIEVPETIFSALRKNRDEFIKEMRIAAAIKWYELGDISQAKAAEISGLTRAEFIQALSRYQVDFMQYSAEELAEEMSNVD; from the coding sequence ATGAAAATTTCTATAGAAGTCCCAGAAACAATTTTTTCTGCCTTGCGCAAAAATCGTGATGAATTTATTAAAGAAATGAGAATTGCTGCGGCGATTAAATGGTATGAACTGGGAGATATTTCCCAAGCCAAAGCTGCGGAAATATCCGGCTTAACTCGTGCAGAGTTTATTCAAGCTTTATCTCGTTATCAAGTTGACTTTATGCAATACAGCGCGGAAGAATTAGCAGAGGAAATGTCCAATGTTGATTAA